The segment CGCCGTCGTCGGTCGCGTGGAACGCATACGCGTCCTTCATGATGAATTCCCTGGCCCGAACGAGTCCGCCGCGGGTCCTGAGCTCGTCGCGATACTTGTTGCCGAACTGATAGAGCCCCAGGCTCAGGTCCGTCCTGTTGTAGTGCGTCCTGACCATGTTCGCGGCCAGTTCCTCGCACGTCGCGCCGAGGCAGAACAGCCGCCCGGACCGGTTGGTCAGCCGCATCAGTTCGTCGCCGTAGATGTCGAGCCGCCCGCTTTGCCGCCACAGGTCGGCATCCTGCAGCAGGCTCATCTGGACTTCGCAGAATCCGGCGCGGTCCATCTCGTCGCGCACGACGCGCTCGACGCATCGCTGCGCCCGCAGGCCCAGCGACATCCACGAGTAAAGGCCCGCCGCGTCCTGGTGAAAGAAGCAGGCCTTGCGGGCAAGGTCGGTCAATTCGAGCTTCGCGTTGTCCTGCTCGAAGAAGCTGTTCGAGAAAAATTGCTGCGAGAATTTCATGATGTGCTCCGGATGTCGAATTCAGCGAAAAAACAGGCCTGAAATGAAAAAACGCCCGCAACGGGCGTCCGGAACATCGAATCTCGTGCAGCGCGCAGGCGTTCAGCCTTCCTGGCGCGCGATTCGAGCACTCGAGCAGACTCCGGCCGCCGCGGCGGGCATCGGAGGTCGTTGCACGAGATGGCTCGAAAAATCCATGATGGGTGGCGGCTCGTCTGGTTGCCGTTCAGAAGCTGGGGGGACAGGATGGCGTCGCATTTGCGTCGACGATTGACGACCACTCTGCCCGAAACACGACGCGGCCACAACACCTGCTGAACGGGCGCGTCGGACATCGTTACGCCGTCGACATCAGCCGGACGATCTCCCGCAGCAGGTAGTTCGCGGCCGGACCGAGCCGCCTCCCCGCACGGGTGACCACGTAGCGATCGAACGTACGTGCGACCGGGTGGTCGATCGGCACCGCCGTAACCTGCCCCGCGGCGATCCGCTCCTGGGCCGCCCCGCGCGTCATGAATGCGACGGCCAGGTTCTGTGCGGCGATCGCCAGGGCCGTCGAAAACCGGTCGCAGCGGAATGCGGGCACGTATGTCCGCCCGATATCGGCCAGGATCGCGTCGACATGGACCTGCAGCCCGAACTCCGGCGGCATGAAGACCACGCGCTCGTCGGCGAGCGCTTCCATCTTCACCGACTTGCACGACGCCATCGGATGGTCGACCGAGAAGATCGCGCACAACGGCTCGCTCTGGAACAGGCGCGCGTTCAGCGTCGGATCGGTCGACGCGCCGATGGACACGCAGATATCGACCTGATCCTCCCGGATCATCGACAGGAGTTGCGGAAGCGAGCCGGTGCGCAGTTCCACGGTGATGCCGGGATATTTGTCCAGGAAAGGTTTCAGCGCAACCGAGACCAGGCTCGCGACGGTCCCCTCTCCTGCGGCGATCGTGACCTGCCCGCGCTTCAGGCCGCGATATTCGTCGAGCTGTGTGCGGAATCGGCGCGCATTGCGCTCGCAGTCACGAAAATAGTCGACCGCCATCTGACCCGCTTCGGTCAGCTCCATTTTTCGGCCGCGACGCGTCACCAGGGACAGCCGGAGCTCGCGCTCGGCAAGCGCGACCTGTCGGCTGATCGTCGAGACGTTCACGTCGAGGCCAAGTGCGGCCTGGCGCATCCCGCCGTACGTCGCGATCGCGACCAGGTATTGCAGCGTGCGCTCCGAAAGGCTCCGCTCGAAGGTATTCAATGACGACTCCGGTGTTGCATCAAACGCAACATTTTCGCAGCCGATCGAGCAACTTTCCACGCAGGTTTTCGCGGATACTCCGCCCGGAGCCGGTCAGGGCATGCAGACGTTCCCGAACCGGACGCATAACAGAGTGATTGAAAACTCGAAAGTACCGTTGGAGGAGCAACATGAACGACGCCAGCCGGCCAGTTGAAGGCGAGGAGCAACCGCTCCGGCCAGCCCGCGCGATCGGCGGCAAGGAGCCGATCAATCCCTATGTGCTGCTGTTCGCGATGCTGGTCGTGGCCGCGATCGCGACCTGGCTCGTGCCGTCCGGCGAGTTTTCCCGCACGGTCAGCAACGGCATCGGCTTTGTCGTTCCGGGCAGCCTGAAGCCGGTCGCCCAGCGCGGCGTGATGCCCGGCGAGATGTTCGCCGCGCTCGCCAACGGGATGATCGCGTCCGCGCCGATCATCTTTCTCATTCTGTTCACCGGCGGCGCGCTGGCCGTGCTGGAAGCGACGGGCGCCGTCCGCGGCGCGCTCGCGATGGTCGCACCGGGCGAAGGCGCGCAAGCGCGCGTCACCGTCATCGTCGTTTGCACCGTCTTTTCGCTGCTCGGCACGCTGGGCGTGGTAACGAACTCGGTCGTCGCGTTCGTCCCGCTCGGCTTGCTGCTGGCGGAGTCGATGGGGCTGTCGAAGGAAATCGGGGCCGGCCTGATCTACCTGGGCACCTATGCGGGCTTCAACACGGGCATCCTCAACCCGGTGACGACCGGACTGTCGCAACGCCTGGCCGGGCTGCCGGCGTTTTCCGGCATGACGTTCCGGATCGGCATCTACGTCGCCTTCCTGGCGGCCACGATCATTTTTCTCATTGCCAGAATCCGCGCGCATCGCATGCATGCCCCGGCGGAAACCGCATCGCTGCCGACGCATGCCGGAACCGCGCCGCGCCGACTCGACGCCCGCCAGGTCGCGGTCGTCGGCATCGTGCTCACCTGCCTGTCGGTCTTCGTCTACGGTTCGTCCACGCGCCACTGGGGCGAGACGGAGATGATCGCGATGTTCATGATCATGGCGATTGCCAGCGCGATCGTGAGCGGAATCCGGCCGGGCCGGATGGCGGACACCTTCCTTCACGGCTGCGGCGGCCTCGTCAAGGGGGCGCTCGTCGTGGGAATCGCGCGAGCCATCTCGATCGTGCTCAGCGACGGGAAGATCCTGGACCCGATCGTCAACCTGCTCACCGGCATGCTTGCCCCGCTCGATTCCACCATTGCCGCGATCTGCATGTTTCTGAGTAACCGTCTAGCGAGTCAAGCGGAATGAAGCGAACTGTCCCAAGGAGTGCTGGTTCTGACCATGGCGTTGAGCACGGTCAAGAGCTTGCGCATGCAGGCAACCAGTGCAACCTTGGGCGGTTTGCCGGAAGCAATGAGCCGTTGGTAGAAGGCGGTAATGGCGGGGTTGCGTCGCGAAGCGGTGAGCGCAGCCATGTACAGAACGCGGCGGATATCAAAGCGTCCGCCTTGGATTCGCCTGCGTCCGCGGACGGTTCCAGAGTCCCAAGCCATCGGGGCGACACCGACCAAGGCTGCAATCTGGCGCCGATTAAGCCGACCGAGCTCAGGCAATTCCGCGATCAATGTGGCGCTGGCTACCGGACCGATACCGCTTGCGGAGCGAAGCAACACGTCGAGCGCACTGTAGTGCTCGCGAACGTGAGCGACCATTTGGGCATCGACATCATCGAGTTGCTTGCGAATGGCGTCGATCATGGTCTCGATGCTCGGGCGAACGACTGGAATCGCCAGTTGCAGACGCTGTCGCTCCGAGAGCAGCATGCCGAGCAACTGACGACGACGCGTGACCATGGCGGCCAGGGCTTGTTGCTGGGCGTCCGCCAGCGGTCGAATGAAGCTGGCCAGATCCTGGCGGCGAACCAGTACCGATGCGAACTCGGCCAGCATATGGGCATCGATCGTGTCAGTCTTGGCCAGACGTCCCATCGATTTAGCAAAGTCGCGCGCCTGACGCGGATTAACCACGGCAACCGGCAGACCAACCGCTTGCAGCGCGCAGGCAAGCGCTGCTTCGTAGCCGCCAGTGGCCTCCATGACGATCAGGCTAATGTTCAGCGGTTGCAAAGCCGCTGCCAGTGCCGAGTGCGCCTCGGCATCGTTAGCCCATCGCTGAGAAGCCAGTTCAGCGCCCAAGACTTCAATATCGACGTGTTCTTTGGCCACGTCGATGCCGACCACCACTGAGGAAACAGACATGATCTTCAGATCCCTTGCTTGTGCATGCGCTCTCGATCAAATCGGGGCGGGTAACCGTTCGGGTTTCAGGAAGACCAGCACGGCAACCGTGCGTTTTGTACTCAGAAACGGGCTCTCACGCCCAAGCGCGGATCAAACTGCACGGTCATGTCTGGCTGCGCTCAGACTTTACCGTACTGGTCAGGCTTAAACATACAAGCGCCGCGCTGATGCACGTCGGCATCTCGTCCGGTTCGGGCGAATCGGCCGTGCTGATCCCGATCTTCGCGCCGCTTGGCGACACGCTGCACCTGACCCGGCAGGTCACGGTACAGGCGGTGCTGCTCGGCGAAGGCTTCATCAACTGCTTCAACCCGACTTCCGGCGTCCTGATGGCGGTCCTCGCGACCTCCGGCATTCCCTACGTCAAGTGGCTGCGTTTCGTCATGCCGCTGCTGGTTGCGTGGCTCGGCATCTGCATCGCCGCCATCGCGGCCGGCGTCGCCCTCCATTGGGGCCCCTTCTGATCAGCCGCTTCTTCCTGGATCGAACATGCTATTACCCGACCTCAGCGCCATCCCCGACCTCGAGCCGCTCGCCGACGACCTGCGCAAGCTCCGCTATACGCTGCACTGCTGCCCGGAACTCGCGTTCGAGGAAGTGCGGACCGCCGAGCTCGTCGCCGACCGCCTGACGGAATACGGCTTTGCGGTCGAGACGGGAATCGCCGGCACCGGCGTGGTCGGGACGCTTCGGCTCGGTGCGAGCGAGCGCAGCATCGGGATCCGCGCCGACATGGACGGATTGCCGATCGACGAACTGAACACGTTCGGCCACAAGAGCCTCAGTCCGGGACGGATGCATGCGTGCGGCCACGACGGGCATACCGCGATGCTGCTCGGCGCGGCCCGGCACCTGGCGCAACGCCGACGGTTCGACGGCACCGTGCACCTGATCTTCCAGCCGGCCGAGGAGCGCGGCTACGACAGCGGCGCCAAGCGCATGGTGGAGCAAGGGCTCTTCACGCGGTTTCCGTGCGACGCGGTATTCGCGATGCACAACCATCCGGGCGCGCCGGCGGGTACGTTCATGTTCCGCAAGGGCAACTTCATGGCCGCGGGCGACCGCGTGCTGGTGAGAGTCGTCGGCAACGGAGGACATGCCGCCCGCCCGCATCTCGCCAGCGATCCGATCGTCGCGGCAAGCAGCATCGTGATGGCGTTGCAGACCATCGTGTCCCGCAATGTCGATCCGGCCCAGCCGGCAGTCCTGACCGTCGGGAAAATCGCCGGCGGAACGGCCCCGAATGTGATTCCGGGCGAGGTCGAGTTGAGCATCAGCGTTCGATCGTTCGACAAGGCAGTGCGTCGGATGCTGAAAGAGAGAATCACGACGCTCGTGCATGCGCAGGCCGACAGTTACGGCCTTACCGCAGTCGTCGAATACATCGAGGGCTACCCGATGGTGACGAATACCGATGCCGAAACGGAGCTTGCGATACAGGTCGCGAAGGAACTGGTCGGCGCAGACCGCGTGACGGAGCAGATGGCTCCGCTGATGGGCAGCGAGGACTTCGCCTACATGCTGCAGCAACGCCCCGGCGCATTCCTGCGGATCGGCAATGGGCCGACCGATGGCGGGAAGACCCTGCACAGCGCGACCTACGACTTCAACGACGAGAACCTGGTCGTCGGCTCCGCGTTCTGGGCCAGGCTGGTGGAACGCTACCTGCCGGTCCGGTGAGCGGCCGGCGGGCCCGCGGTGGTCCGGCGCTTTCCGCATGCGGGAGGTGGGAAGCGGCGCACCGGGTGGAGTGATACATTGACGAGCGGTGTCGAGCCGGACGCAAGACGCCGCGAATGTTGCTCTTTCCGCACTGAACCCACCGCCGCACGGCGTGGCAGCCCGTCAAACCCCATCACGATTCGAACCGGAGCGACAGCATGAAAATGGACGCTTTTCCATTCAGCACGATCAACTGGGCGGACGTCGAACCGACAGAGCATCGCGGCGAAACCGGAACGGCTTACTGGCGCACGCAGTTCTTCGGTGAAAAGCCGGCCCCGATTCGCGTGCGGATGGTCGAATACACGCCGGGATACCTCGCGGATCACTGGTGCCGGAAAGGACACGTTCTGTTCTGCATGGAAGGCGAGCTGGAAACGACCCTCGAAGACGGACGAACCTTCGTGCTGACGGCCGGGATGAGCTACCAGGTCGGCGATGACGCCGAGCCGCACCGGTCCTGCACCCGGACGGGCGCCAAGCTGTTCATCGTCGACTGAGCCGACGCAATCCGCATGATTGCCGGTCGAACGGTACGCCCCGCGAACGGAAGACCTGCAGTCGCCGCCACCGGGTCGGCTGCCCAAATTCCGGCCTGCCGGCGGCTTAACGCAGCCCCGACGCCGCCATATACCCGCCGAGTGCCATCAACCCGACAAAAAAGCACCGCCGGAACGCCTGCTCGCTCATCACCCGCCGCGCCACCTGCCCGCCGGCCATCCCCGCGAGCGCCGGCACGAGCGCCAGCGCCGACATGCCGAGATCGACGGCCTGCAGCGCGCCGGTGACCCGCAACTGCAGGCCGAGCGCGATCGTCGACGCGGTAAACGACAGCCCGAGCGCCTGGATCAGGTCGTCCTTCGACAGCCGCAGCGCCTGCAGATACGGCACCGCCGGCACGACGAACACCCCGGTCGCGGCCGTCACGACGCCGGTCAGGTAGCCGACCACGGCCGACAGCCACGCCTCGTGGCGTCCCGGCGCAGGCAGCCGCGCGGCCGCGAGCCCCCAGCAGCCGTACGCGACGAGCACGACGCCGAGCGCCGCATGCGTCCACGCGCTGCCGGCCGCGAGCGCCGGCAGCCCGCCTGTCAGCGTGCCGATCGCGAGCCCCGCGATCAGCGGCCACAACCGGCGCAGCAGCGGCCCGAACGACGGGCCGAGCCCCAGTTGCCACACATTGGTGATGAACGACGGCACGAGCAGCAGGCTCGCCGCCGCTGACGGCGGCATCGCGAGCGTGAGCAGCCCCATCGCGATCGTCGGCAGGCCGAGGCCGATCATGCCCTTGACCGCGCCCGCGAGCAGGAAGACCAGCACGATGATCGTCGTCGTTTCGGCTTGCATGCGCGCGCGTTCCGTCCGGATGGGTACCGCGCGATGGTGAACCGGCAGCCCGCCGCGCGCCATCTGGTTTTGCCTGAGGCTGCCTCGGGCGCGCGCGGCGGGCCGTTGGGTCGTTCGGCCGCAGCCGCCCGCTCAACCTTTATGAGTAGCCCCCCGCCCCTGCTCGCTGTCGAGGTGCGCCATTTGCGCCGCCGGATAACGGTCGCCGGCAACCGCCCCGG is part of the Burkholderia ubonensis subsp. mesacidophila genome and harbors:
- a CDS encoding LysR family transcriptional regulator, producing MNTFERSLSERTLQYLVAIATYGGMRQAALGLDVNVSTISRQVALAERELRLSLVTRRGRKMELTEAGQMAVDYFRDCERNARRFRTQLDEYRGLKRGQVTIAAGEGTVASLVSVALKPFLDKYPGITVELRTGSLPQLLSMIREDQVDICVSIGASTDPTLNARLFQSEPLCAIFSVDHPMASCKSVKMEALADERVVFMPPEFGLQVHVDAILADIGRTYVPAFRCDRFSTALAIAAQNLAVAFMTRGAAQERIAAGQVTAVPIDHPVARTFDRYVVTRAGRRLGPAANYLLREIVRLMSTA
- a CDS encoding YfcC family protein; the encoded protein is MAAIATWLVPSGEFSRTVSNGIGFVVPGSLKPVAQRGVMPGEMFAALANGMIASAPIIFLILFTGGALAVLEATGAVRGALAMVAPGEGAQARVTVIVVCTVFSLLGTLGVVTNSVVAFVPLGLLLAESMGLSKEIGAGLIYLGTYAGFNTGILNPVTTGLSQRLAGLPAFSGMTFRIGIYVAFLAATIIFLIARIRAHRMHAPAETASLPTHAGTAPRRLDARQVAVVGIVLTCLSVFVYGSSTRHWGETEMIAMFMIMAIASAIVSGIRPGRMADTFLHGCGGLVKGALVVGIARAISIVLSDGKILDPIVNLLTGMLAPLDSTIAAICMFLSNRLASQAE
- a CDS encoding IS110 family transposase, producing MSVSSVVVGIDVAKEHVDIEVLGAELASQRWANDAEAHSALAAALQPLNISLIVMEATGGYEAALACALQAVGLPVAVVNPRQARDFAKSMGRLAKTDTIDAHMLAEFASVLVRRQDLASFIRPLADAQQQALAAMVTRRRQLLGMLLSERQRLQLAIPVVRPSIETMIDAIRKQLDDVDAQMVAHVREHYSALDVLLRSASGIGPVASATLIAELPELGRLNRRQIAALVGVAPMAWDSGTVRGRRRIQGGRFDIRRVLYMAALTASRRNPAITAFYQRLIASGKPPKVALVACMRKLLTVLNAMVRTSTPWDSSLHSA
- a CDS encoding M20 aminoacylase family protein, which gives rise to MLLPDLSAIPDLEPLADDLRKLRYTLHCCPELAFEEVRTAELVADRLTEYGFAVETGIAGTGVVGTLRLGASERSIGIRADMDGLPIDELNTFGHKSLSPGRMHACGHDGHTAMLLGAARHLAQRRRFDGTVHLIFQPAEERGYDSGAKRMVEQGLFTRFPCDAVFAMHNHPGAPAGTFMFRKGNFMAAGDRVLVRVVGNGGHAARPHLASDPIVAASSIVMALQTIVSRNVDPAQPAVLTVGKIAGGTAPNVIPGEVELSISVRSFDKAVRRMLKERITTLVHAQADSYGLTAVVEYIEGYPMVTNTDAETELAIQVAKELVGADRVTEQMAPLMGSEDFAYMLQQRPGAFLRIGNGPTDGGKTLHSATYDFNDENLVVGSAFWARLVERYLPVR
- a CDS encoding DHCW motif cupin fold protein — protein: MKMDAFPFSTINWADVEPTEHRGETGTAYWRTQFFGEKPAPIRVRMVEYTPGYLADHWCRKGHVLFCMEGELETTLEDGRTFVLTAGMSYQVGDDAEPHRSCTRTGAKLFIVD
- a CDS encoding sulfite exporter TauE/SafE family protein; protein product: MQAETTTIIVLVFLLAGAVKGMIGLGLPTIAMGLLTLAMPPSAAASLLLVPSFITNVWQLGLGPSFGPLLRRLWPLIAGLAIGTLTGGLPALAAGSAWTHAALGVVLVAYGCWGLAAARLPAPGRHEAWLSAVVGYLTGVVTAATGVFVVPAVPYLQALRLSKDDLIQALGLSFTASTIALGLQLRVTGALQAVDLGMSALALVPALAGMAGGQVARRVMSEQAFRRCFFVGLMALGGYMAASGLR